The following coding sequences are from one Cervus canadensis isolate Bull #8, Minnesota chromosome 4, ASM1932006v1, whole genome shotgun sequence window:
- the MAT2B gene encoding methionine adenosyltransferase 2 subunit beta isoform X2, with protein sequence MPEMPENMEQEEVNIPNRRVLITGATGLLGRAVYKEFQQNNWHAVGCGFRRARPKFEQVNLLDSNAVHHIIYDFQPHVIVHCAAERRPDVVENHPDAASQLNVNASGNLAKEAAAIGAFLIYISSDYVFDGTNPPYREEDIPNPLNLYGKTKLEGEKAVLENNLGAAVLRIPVLYGEVERLEESAVTIMFDKVQFSNKSANMDHWQQRFPTHVKDVATVCRQLAEKRMLDPSIKGTFHWSGNEQMTKYEMACAIADAFNLPSSHLRPITDSPVVGAQRPRNAQLDCSKLETLGIGQRTPFRIGIKESLWPFLIDKRWRQTVFH encoded by the exons ATGCCTGAAATGCCGGAGAACATGGAACAG GAGGAAGTTAACATCCCCAACAGGCGGGTTCTCATTACTGGTGCCACTGGGCTTCTTGGCAGAGCTGTGTACAAAGAATTTCAGCAGAATAATTGGCATGCCGTTGGCTGTGGTTTTAGAAGAGCAAGACCAAAATTTGAGCAGGTCAATCTCTTGGATTCTAATGCAGTTCATCACATCATTTATGATTTTCAG CCTCATGTCATCGTACATTGTGCAGCAGAGAGAAGGCCAGATGTTGTAGAAAATCACCCAGATGCTGCTTCTCAACTTAACGTGAATGCTTCTGGGAATTTAGCAAAGGAAGCAG ctgcaATTGGAGCATTTCTAATCTACATTAGCTCTGATTATGTTTTTGATGGAACAAACCCACCTTATAGAGAGGAAGACATACCAAATCCCCTAAATCTATATGGCAAAACAAAATTAGAAGGAGAGAAGGCCGTCCTGGAGAACAATTTAG GAGCTGCTGTTTTGAGAATTCCTGTTCTGTATGGAGAAGTTGAAAGGCTTGAGGAAAGTGCCGTGACTATTATGTTTGATAAAGTGCAGTTCAGCAACAAGTCCGCCAACATGGACCACTGGCAACAGCGGTTCCCCACGCACGTCAAAGACGTGGCCACCGTGTGCCGTCAGCTAGCAGAGAAGAGGATGCTG GATCCATCAATTAAGGGAACCTTTCACTGGTCCGGGAACGAGCAGATGACTAAGTATGAAATGGCGTGTGCAATTGCAGATGCCTTCAACCTCCCCAGCAGCCACTTAAGACCG ataactgACAGCCCTGTCGTAGGAGCACAACGTCCGAGAAATGCTCAGCTTGATTGCTCCAAATTGGAGACCTTGGGCATTGGCCAGCGAACACCATTCCGAATTGGAATCAAAGAGTCACTCTGGCCTTTCCTCATTGACAAGAGATGGAGACAGACGGTCTTTCATTAG
- the MAT2B gene encoding methionine adenosyltransferase 2 subunit beta isoform X1 — translation MVGREKELSIHFVPGDCRLVEEEVNIPNRRVLITGATGLLGRAVYKEFQQNNWHAVGCGFRRARPKFEQVNLLDSNAVHHIIYDFQPHVIVHCAAERRPDVVENHPDAASQLNVNASGNLAKEAAAIGAFLIYISSDYVFDGTNPPYREEDIPNPLNLYGKTKLEGEKAVLENNLGAAVLRIPVLYGEVERLEESAVTIMFDKVQFSNKSANMDHWQQRFPTHVKDVATVCRQLAEKRMLDPSIKGTFHWSGNEQMTKYEMACAIADAFNLPSSHLRPITDSPVVGAQRPRNAQLDCSKLETLGIGQRTPFRIGIKESLWPFLIDKRWRQTVFH, via the exons ATGGTGGGCCGGGAGAAAGAGCTCTCTATCCACTTTGTTCCCGGGGACTGCCGGTTGGTGGAG GAGGAAGTTAACATCCCCAACAGGCGGGTTCTCATTACTGGTGCCACTGGGCTTCTTGGCAGAGCTGTGTACAAAGAATTTCAGCAGAATAATTGGCATGCCGTTGGCTGTGGTTTTAGAAGAGCAAGACCAAAATTTGAGCAGGTCAATCTCTTGGATTCTAATGCAGTTCATCACATCATTTATGATTTTCAG CCTCATGTCATCGTACATTGTGCAGCAGAGAGAAGGCCAGATGTTGTAGAAAATCACCCAGATGCTGCTTCTCAACTTAACGTGAATGCTTCTGGGAATTTAGCAAAGGAAGCAG ctgcaATTGGAGCATTTCTAATCTACATTAGCTCTGATTATGTTTTTGATGGAACAAACCCACCTTATAGAGAGGAAGACATACCAAATCCCCTAAATCTATATGGCAAAACAAAATTAGAAGGAGAGAAGGCCGTCCTGGAGAACAATTTAG GAGCTGCTGTTTTGAGAATTCCTGTTCTGTATGGAGAAGTTGAAAGGCTTGAGGAAAGTGCCGTGACTATTATGTTTGATAAAGTGCAGTTCAGCAACAAGTCCGCCAACATGGACCACTGGCAACAGCGGTTCCCCACGCACGTCAAAGACGTGGCCACCGTGTGCCGTCAGCTAGCAGAGAAGAGGATGCTG GATCCATCAATTAAGGGAACCTTTCACTGGTCCGGGAACGAGCAGATGACTAAGTATGAAATGGCGTGTGCAATTGCAGATGCCTTCAACCTCCCCAGCAGCCACTTAAGACCG ataactgACAGCCCTGTCGTAGGAGCACAACGTCCGAGAAATGCTCAGCTTGATTGCTCCAAATTGGAGACCTTGGGCATTGGCCAGCGAACACCATTCCGAATTGGAATCAAAGAGTCACTCTGGCCTTTCCTCATTGACAAGAGATGGAGACAGACGGTCTTTCATTAG